A portion of the Macaca mulatta isolate MMU2019108-1 chromosome 2, T2T-MMU8v2.0, whole genome shotgun sequence genome contains these proteins:
- the ZNF639 gene encoding zinc finger protein 639 — MNEYPKKRKRKTLHPSRYSDSSGISRIADGFNGIFSDHCYSVCSMRQPDLKYFDNKDDDSDTETSNDLPKFADGIKARNRNQNYLVPSPVLRILDHTAFSTEKSADIEICDEECDSPESVNQQTQEESPIEVHTAEDVPIAVEVHAISEDYDIETENNSSESLQDQTDEEPPAKLCKILDKSQALNVTAQQKWPLLRANSSGLYKCELCEFNSKYFSDLKQHMILKHKRTDSNVCRVCKESFSTNMLLIEHAKLHEEDPYICKYCDYKTVIFENLSQHIADTHFSDHLYWCEQCDVQFSSSSELYLHFQEHSCDEQYLCQFCEHETNDPEDLHSHVVNEHACKLIELSDKYNNGEHGQYSLLSKITFDKCKNFFVCQVCGFRSRLHTNVNRHVAIEHTKIFPHVCDDCGKGFSSMLEYCKHLNSHLSEGIYLCQYCEYSTGQIEDLKIHLDFKHSADLPHKCSDCLMRFGNERELISHLPVHETT, encoded by the exons ATTCCTCTGGAATAAGCAGAATTGCAGATGGATTCAATGGAATTTTCTCTGATCATTGTTACAGTGTCTGTTCTATGAGACAgccagatttaaaatattttgacaacAAAG atgatgaTTCTGATACCGAGACATCAAATGACTTGCCAAAATTTGCAGATGGAATCAAGGCCAGAAACAGAAATCAGAACTACCTGGTTCCCAGTCCTGTACTTAGAATTCTAGACCACACTGCCTTTTCTACAG AAAAATCTGCTGATATTGAAATTTGTGATGAAGAGTGTGACTCACCTGAATCAGTCAACCAGCAAACCCAAGAGGAGAGTCCTATAGAAGTTCACACTGCTGAAGATGTTCCAATTGCTGTAGAAGTGCATGCGATTTCTGAGGATTATgatatagagacagaaaacaattcCTCTGAGAGTCTCCAAGACCAAACTGATGAAGAACCACCAGCTAAACTTTGTAAAATTCTTGACAAGAGCCAAGCTTTGAATGTGACTGCCCAGCAGAAATGGCCTTTACTGAGAGCTAATAGCAGTGGCCTCTATAAATGTGAACTTTGTGAGTTTAACAGCAAATATTTTTCTGACTTAAAGCAGCATATGATCCTGAAGCATAAACGTACTGATTCAAATGTGTGTCGAGTGTGCAAGGAAAGTTTCTCTACCAATATGCTTCTGATAGAACATGCCAAGCTACATGAAGAGGATCCCTACATTTGTAAATACTGTGATTATAAGACAGTAATTTTTGAGAACCTCAGCCAGCACATTGCAGACACCCATTTTAGTGATCACCTCTATTGGTGTGAACAGTGTGATGTACAGTTCTCCTCAAGCAGTGAACTCTACCTACATTTCCAGGAGCATAGCTGTGATGAACAGTACTTGTGTCAGTTCTGTGAACATGAAACTAATGATCCAGAAGACTTGCATAGCCATGTGGTAAATGAGCATGCATGTAAATTAATAGAGTTAAGTGATAAGTATAACAATGGAGAACATGGACAGTATAGCCTCTTAAGCAAAATTACCTTTGACAAATGTAAAAATTTCTTTGTATGTCAAGTATGTGGTTTTCGGAGTAGACTTCATACGAATGTTAACAGGCATGTTGCTATTGAACATACTAAAATTTTTCCTCATGTTTGTGATGACTGTGGGAAAGGCTTTTCAAGTATGCTAGAATATTGCAAGCATTTAAATTCACATTTATCTGAAGGGATTTATTTATGTCAATATTGTGAATATTCAACAGGACAAATTGAAGATCTTAAAATTCATCTAGATTTCAAGCACTCAGCTGACTTACCTCATAAATGTAGTGACTGCTTGATGAGGTTTGGAAACGAAAGGGAATTAATAAGCCACCTTCCAGTCCATGAGACAACTTGA